GCTGGCGAAATACTGCTATCGCCACCTGCCCGAATCCACCATTACCGCAATCGAAATCAGCGCTGCGGTCATCGCCCTGCGGGACGTTTTCCGGATACCGGCGGATGATGGTCGTTTCAAGGTGATTTGCGCCGACGGAGCGGAGTACATGCGAGACGCCGCTGTAGCGACAGACGTGATCCTGCTTGACGCATTCGGCGCGCGCGGGATGTCTGACCAGTGCGCGAACTTCGAGTTCTTTGCCACGTGCCGCGAGAGATTGACGGACTCTGGCGTACTCGTTGTCAATTTCACTGGCGACGATCCAGGATTGCCGCTTCACGTGCAAAGACTTGAAGCGGTGTTTGGCATCTCGTATGCGCTTGTGTCGTGCAATGGGGGGGCGAACTATGTCGGCTTCGCCTGGAAGGACACGCATCATTTGCCGTCGAGGCAAGCGTTGCTGGCGCATGCGCGGTCCATGAGTTGGGTAAGCGATCTCCGTTTATCCGCAACGGCCAGACGCCTGAAAGACGGCGAGTGTCTAGGCTGGAGGCGTCTGGCTCGGCCTTCACATGGGGACGTGTGCTGGAGAATCGACGCCTGAGATTTGGGTAAGTCCTCCCGCCTGTGCGGCTACACCTCGGCAACGATGTAGAAACGATTGAAAGTGGAAAGCGCTTCCTGCGTAGAGGGAATCCGCGAGACTCGGGACTTGAATGCGTGGAGTAGCGAGTCCCTATCACCCAGCTTCAGTTAGTCATCGCGAATAGTGAGATTTTATGAGTCCGGCCAAGTTCGTAATTCGTTATACCGCAGTGCCACTGATTGCGATCGCAGGTGTTGTCATCTGGACCTCCGTACCTGCGTCGAAGGAAATCGATGCTCGACAATACGCAGCACTTTCGAGCGCATATACAGATTTTCCGCCACAATTTCGACGTGAGATTGCCAGTGCAATGAAGCATGACCAGATTGATGATTGGGATTATCAGGCACTCGCACGCCAATCGCTGAAAGACGGTATCGCGTTGGACTGGCCGGCGATCGGCGCAAGTGATGTGGTA
Above is a genomic segment from Paraburkholderia aromaticivorans containing:
- a CDS encoding spermidine synthase, translated to MSDDWASYDAFVEFLSTPLDDGRPFVLETKRGISLHFDHFAIQSSMSRSSPDELVLGYTRTMMGFLLLQPQPEHICMIGLGGGSLAKYCYRHLPESTITAIEISAAVIALRDVFRIPADDGRFKVICADGAEYMRDAAVATDVILLDAFGARGMSDQCANFEFFATCRERLTDSGVLVVNFTGDDPGLPLHVQRLEAVFGISYALVSCNGGANYVGFAWKDTHHLPSRQALLAHARSMSWVSDLRLSATARRLKDGECLGWRRLARPSHGDVCWRIDA